One window of Nitrospirota bacterium genomic DNA carries:
- a CDS encoding FAD-binding protein has translation MLSVQQLRQLEGILPRPWTSSEKEDLICYGFDATRIESIPDVLVRPTSAQEISKILIFANREKIPVVPRGMGSGFSGGTVPVKGGIVLSLERMNRILTIDEDNLMAVVEPGVITGELHRTVQAKGLYYPPDPTSSDFCTIGGNIAEAASGPHSVKYGGTRDYVLGLEIVLPTGEMVRTGGKTVKRAVAYDLTRLMVGSEGTLGVVTQANLKLLPFPEYRQSLLAVFPSIQAAARCISHIIRSKFRPSVLEYMDEASLKIVEAHSRFGLPKEAKSILLIETDGSKRTAMDEAEQLTALCRENHAIWVEVAEAEEDKKKIWKARKALSQSLYQLKPAKINEDIVVPRSKIAEMVCGLDGLSEKYRLIIVSFGHAGEGNLHVNIMADPKNRDEWEKAQQAVKEVFELTLKLGGALSGEHGIGLTKRPYLFLEMGPAEIQLLRNIKKAFDPNGILNPGKIF, from the coding sequence ATGCTGTCGGTTCAACAGTTGAGACAACTTGAGGGAATTCTTCCCAGGCCCTGGACTTCTTCAGAAAAAGAAGATTTGATCTGTTACGGTTTTGACGCAACCCGGATTGAGTCCATTCCGGATGTGTTGGTACGTCCGACTTCCGCGCAGGAAATTTCAAAAATTCTAATCTTTGCCAACCGGGAAAAGATTCCTGTTGTTCCCCGGGGAATGGGAAGCGGATTTAGCGGCGGGACGGTTCCAGTGAAAGGGGGAATTGTTCTTTCTCTGGAACGGATGAATCGAATCCTGACAATTGATGAAGACAATTTAATGGCGGTTGTGGAGCCGGGAGTGATCACTGGCGAATTACATCGGACCGTTCAAGCAAAAGGGCTTTATTATCCGCCCGATCCTACGAGTTCTGATTTCTGTACGATCGGCGGGAACATTGCCGAGGCAGCGTCCGGTCCCCATTCTGTAAAGTATGGGGGGACACGTGACTATGTGCTGGGTCTTGAAATTGTTCTTCCGACAGGGGAAATGGTGCGGACCGGGGGAAAAACGGTAAAAAGGGCCGTTGCCTATGATCTGACCCGTTTAATGGTCGGGTCCGAGGGCACACTGGGGGTTGTGACCCAGGCCAATTTAAAACTTCTGCCGTTTCCGGAGTATCGCCAGAGTCTTCTTGCGGTGTTCCCGAGCATTCAGGCCGCCGCCCGGTGCATTTCACACATTATTCGTTCAAAATTCAGGCCCTCTGTCCTGGAATACATGGATGAAGCTTCTTTGAAAATTGTAGAAGCCCACAGCCGGTTTGGATTGCCAAAAGAGGCCAAATCGATCTTATTGATCGAAACCGACGGGTCTAAACGAACCGCTATGGATGAAGCGGAACAACTGACCGCGCTCTGCCGGGAAAACCATGCCATTTGGGTTGAAGTTGCTGAAGCGGAGGAGGATAAAAAGAAGATCTGGAAAGCCAGAAAAGCCTTATCTCAATCCCTATATCAATTAAAACCGGCAAAAATCAATGAAGATATCGTGGTTCCACGAAGTAAAATTGCTGAAATGGTTTGCGGATTAGACGGCCTGTCTGAAAAATACCGGTTGATCATCGTCAGCTTTGGGCATGCGGGGGAGGGCAACCTGCACGTGAATATCATGGCCGATCCAAAAAACAGAGATGAATGGGAAAAAGCTCAACAGGCCGTTAAAGAGGTTTTTGAGCTGACCCTCAAGCTGGGGGGGGCCTTATCCGGCGAGCATGGAATCGGGCTGACCAAAAGGCCTTATTTGTTCCTTGAAATGGGGCCGGCGGAGATTCAATTGCTAAGAAACATTAAAAAAGCCTTTGATCCGAACGGAATACTTAATCCGGGGAAAATCTTCTGA
- a CDS encoding site-2 protease family protein, whose protein sequence is MIKSLKSFLPASAVVTEKKKEKIGLPLFLFVLTIITTLFAGAFLVGANPLQHPWDMTRGISFSFTLMLILLSHELGHYLAARYYGVDASLPYFIPAPPYLFLLGTFGAFIRMRSPILYKNALFDIAVAGPIAGFVLSCAALAVGIPLSEVINRPPEPHDLSIGSSPIFYFFVNQLIGSLPQGYGIDFHPIAFAGWLGLFVTSLNLLPIGQLDGGHLIYALAGRRHRLISILTVILLIVIGFLGWPGWWIWGLLGAFIGLRHPPLADQEIRLNKTRIFIGWASLFIFIGTFIPVPFS, encoded by the coding sequence ATGATAAAAAGTCTAAAAAGTTTCCTCCCGGCCTCTGCGGTTGTTACCGAAAAGAAGAAAGAAAAGATAGGACTGCCACTTTTTCTTTTTGTCCTCACGATCATTACGACCTTATTCGCGGGAGCGTTTCTTGTCGGAGCAAATCCTCTTCAGCATCCGTGGGACATGACCAGGGGGATTTCGTTTTCGTTTACGCTGATGCTCATTTTGTTATCCCATGAGCTGGGCCATTATCTCGCCGCCCGTTATTACGGGGTTGATGCGTCGCTCCCTTACTTTATACCGGCTCCGCCGTACCTTTTTTTGCTTGGCACCTTTGGAGCCTTTATTCGCATGCGTTCTCCGATTTTATATAAAAACGCCTTGTTTGATATCGCCGTAGCCGGCCCCATTGCCGGGTTTGTATTGTCCTGCGCGGCGCTCGCGGTCGGCATTCCTCTTTCGGAGGTGATCAACAGACCTCCGGAACCGCACGACCTTTCTATAGGGAGTTCTCCCATTTTTTATTTTTTTGTCAATCAGCTGATTGGGTCTCTTCCCCAGGGTTATGGTATCGATTTCCATCCGATTGCTTTTGCCGGATGGCTGGGGCTATTTGTCACCAGCCTCAACCTTCTTCCCATTGGGCAGTTGGACGGAGGACATCTGATTTACGCGTTAGCCGGAAGAAGACATCGGCTGATATCAATTTTGACGGTCATACTTTTAATAGTGATCGGATTTTTGGGGTGGCCGGGTTGGTGGATTTGGGGGCTTTTGGGAGCTTTTATCGGCCTGCGGCACCCCCCTCTTGCAGATCAGGAAATTCGGTTAAATAAGACCCGAATCTTTATAGGGTGGGCGTCGTTATTTATTTTTATCGGGACGTTTATTCCAGTGCCTTTTTCCTAA
- a CDS encoding DUF2384 domain-containing protein yields the protein MSTAARQRLTRVKKSDNPLVEIRHLLNPSDEELSLLLNTGIRTVYRWLEDGPPGQHYPLIKLEELIDLAKKSLKPEAIAEWFHESNRALGGSIPIRLILDPHGFDLVRQELGNAASGMPL from the coding sequence ATGTCTACAGCCGCGAGGCAAAGACTCACGCGTGTAAAAAAGTCCGATAACCCTTTGGTTGAAATCCGTCACCTGTTAAATCCTTCGGATGAAGAGCTTTCCCTTTTGTTGAATACCGGCATCCGAACCGTATACCGCTGGCTTGAAGATGGCCCTCCAGGTCAACATTACCCTTTGATTAAATTGGAGGAGCTGATCGACCTTGCCAAAAAGTCCCTGAAACCCGAAGCGATCGCAGAATGGTTCCACGAATCCAACCGGGCGTTGGGAGGCTCAATTCCAATACGTCTTATCTTGGATCCTCACGGTTTTGATCTGGTCCGCCAGGAACTGGGGAATGCTGCATCCGGAATGCCGTTGTGA